In Hamadaea flava, a genomic segment contains:
- a CDS encoding MFS transporter, with product MSTTEPSATKRRLILLVLVGSQLLVWIDNTILGNALEVLADPTHGLAASPGQLQWAIGSYTLVFATLMFTAGALGDRYGHRLVLGVGMAVFGASSLWAAYASSPGELIAARAVMGAGSALVMPATMAVLTWTFQGAARAQAFALLSSAAGVGIAIGPVLSGALLSRFWWGSVFLINLPIVALSLLGIIALLPEFKPPAARALDLPGLALSVSGLGLLAYGLIRAGQVAAWDRPEVWGTVVAGLALLAAFVAVELKARQPSFDPRLLARRVFGGGTAGLGLLFLAMTANSFYSAFYLQGARGYSPLEAGLLALPAAVGVMIAAPLANQLVRRTSVRAVTATALTVAGLAMGSWSLVGLTTPIGVLEVLMLIQGSAIGMVIAPVTTAVMGTLPLERAGAGSAVSNTVRQTGAVLGIALGGTIMSIVYRSSVTPSLGALPADLRSRALVSAEYARSLGDPGVTTAANDAFVHSLHVTTLWTMAAALVGALVLAVFLRPSPAPAPGATAPEAAASGADAPSLAASSSPHSLSR from the coding sequence ATGTCCACCACCGAACCGTCAGCCACGAAGCGCAGGCTGATCCTTCTCGTCCTCGTCGGCTCCCAACTGCTCGTCTGGATCGACAACACGATCCTCGGCAACGCCCTCGAAGTTCTGGCCGATCCGACGCACGGGCTGGCCGCGTCGCCCGGCCAGCTCCAGTGGGCGATCGGCTCCTACACCCTCGTCTTCGCAACGCTGATGTTCACCGCCGGTGCGCTCGGCGACCGCTACGGGCACCGGCTCGTCCTCGGCGTCGGCATGGCCGTCTTCGGCGCCTCCTCACTCTGGGCCGCGTACGCGAGCAGTCCGGGCGAACTCATCGCAGCCCGCGCGGTCATGGGCGCCGGCAGCGCGCTCGTCATGCCCGCCACCATGGCCGTGCTCACCTGGACCTTCCAGGGCGCGGCCCGCGCTCAGGCGTTCGCCCTGCTCTCCTCGGCCGCCGGCGTCGGCATCGCCATCGGCCCGGTGCTGTCGGGGGCGCTGCTCAGCCGCTTCTGGTGGGGCTCAGTCTTCCTGATCAATCTGCCCATCGTCGCCCTGTCGCTGCTCGGCATCATCGCCCTCCTCCCGGAGTTCAAGCCGCCGGCCGCTCGGGCGCTGGACCTGCCGGGCCTGGCGCTTTCCGTGAGCGGGCTCGGGCTCTTGGCGTATGGCCTGATTCGAGCGGGACAAGTCGCGGCCTGGGACCGGCCCGAAGTCTGGGGCACCGTGGTGGCCGGGCTGGCCCTGCTGGCCGCGTTCGTGGCCGTGGAACTGAAGGCGCGGCAGCCGAGCTTCGACCCGCGCCTGCTCGCGCGGCGCGTCTTCGGCGGCGGAACCGCGGGTCTCGGCCTGCTCTTCCTCGCCATGACCGCGAACTCGTTCTACTCCGCGTTCTACCTGCAAGGCGCGCGCGGCTACAGCCCGCTGGAAGCCGGTCTGCTGGCCCTCCCGGCCGCGGTCGGCGTCATGATCGCGGCCCCTCTCGCCAATCAACTGGTACGCCGAACGTCGGTGCGAGCGGTGACGGCCACCGCCCTCACCGTCGCCGGGCTCGCGATGGGATCGTGGAGCCTGGTCGGGCTGACCACGCCGATCGGCGTGCTCGAAGTGCTGATGCTGATCCAAGGTTCCGCGATCGGCATGGTCATCGCGCCGGTGACCACGGCGGTGATGGGCACGCTGCCGCTGGAACGGGCCGGGGCCGGCTCCGCCGTGAGCAACACCGTGCGCCAAACCGGCGCGGTGCTGGGGATCGCGCTCGGCGGCACCATCATGTCCATTGTGTACCGCTCGTCGGTCACACCCTCACTCGGCGCATTGCCGGCCGACCTGCGCTCGCGGGCCCTGGTCTCAGCCGAGTACGCCCGATCGCTGGGCGACCCGGGCGTCACCACGGCCGCCAACGACGCGTTCGTCCACTCGCTTCACGTCACCACCCTGTGGACGATGGCTGCCGCGTTGGTCGGAGCGCTCGTGCTGGCCGTCTTCCTCCGTCCCAGCCCCGCTCCCGCTCCCGGCGCTACCGCTCCGGAGGCGGCCGCTTCGGGGGCTGACGCCCCCTCGCTCGCCGCCTCCTCCTCCCCCCACTCCCTATCCCGTTGA
- a CDS encoding ArsR/SmtB family transcription factor, producing MTRDITDPEILKGLAQPIRQKIYRLLAQIGPATGGELSKRLGTDPGQTSYHLRELAKRGFVEDVPELARDRRERWWRLVPGAVSWSSLELAGPEGAAVASAAKAQMVIDEFERVRRYEQSRADWPAEWQQAAMSSDSFLRLTAAELAELNRELLTVVQDWAARTRDLPVGGDRQNVFLFLHSFPERP from the coding sequence ATGACGCGCGACATCACCGATCCGGAGATCCTCAAAGGGCTGGCCCAGCCGATCCGGCAGAAGATCTACCGGCTGCTGGCCCAGATCGGCCCGGCCACCGGTGGTGAGCTGTCCAAACGGCTGGGCACCGACCCCGGCCAGACCAGCTACCACCTGCGAGAACTGGCCAAGCGCGGGTTCGTCGAGGACGTGCCGGAGCTGGCCCGGGATCGTCGCGAACGCTGGTGGCGGCTGGTGCCCGGCGCGGTCTCCTGGTCCAGCCTCGAACTCGCCGGCCCCGAGGGCGCGGCGGTGGCGTCGGCGGCGAAGGCCCAGATGGTGATCGACGAGTTCGAACGCGTACGCCGCTATGAGCAGTCCCGTGCCGACTGGCCGGCCGAGTGGCAGCAGGCCGCGATGAGCAGCGACTCCTTCCTCCGGCTGACCGCCGCCGAACTCGCCGAGCTGAACCGCGAGCTGCTGACCGTCGTGCAGGACTGGGCCGCGCGTACGCGGGACCTCCCGGTCGGCGGCGACCGCCAGAACGTCTTCCTCTTCCTGCACTCCTTCCCCGAAAGGCCGTGA
- a CDS encoding FAD-dependent monooxygenase translates to MTTDVLIVGSGPTGLTLAVDLARRGVAVRIVERDTAGRGVDADQAYRAGSRGKGLQPRSLEVFDDLGVIDEILATGAVYPLIRIYAGRVPIWKAHMHKQQEPSEAVPYPMTIMQPQWRVERVLRDRLAEFGGRVESGVELAEFAQDADGVTAVLLKENGETETVRARYLVGADGGRSVVRKTLGVGFVGETRDEERMILGDVRIEGLERDAWRIYVNLLKRQLKVGLCPLPNTDTFQLTAPLPVGVEPDLSFANFQRIVAEGTGRRDVELKEVTWSSVYRVNIRMVDRYRVGRVFLAGDAAHVHSPAGGQGLNTGVQDAYNLGWKLARVLAGASESLLDTYEAERKPIAERILGLSTRLLDQAARGGSTKAFKRDAETSQLMLTYRGGPLARGEHGGDRLPNGRIHRPDGTTTTRFDVMRGPHFTLFTPHEVPAPRDDVRVSRTTAGEAPFVLVRPDGYVAITARTYEEVVDYLALV, encoded by the coding sequence ATGACAACGGACGTACTCATCGTCGGCTCCGGGCCGACCGGGCTCACCCTCGCCGTCGACCTGGCCCGGCGGGGTGTCGCCGTCCGCATCGTGGAGCGGGACACCGCCGGCCGTGGCGTGGACGCCGATCAGGCGTATCGGGCCGGTTCGCGGGGCAAGGGGTTGCAGCCACGCAGCTTGGAGGTCTTCGACGACCTCGGGGTGATCGACGAGATCCTCGCGACCGGCGCGGTCTACCCCTTGATCCGGATCTACGCCGGGCGCGTGCCGATCTGGAAGGCGCACATGCACAAGCAGCAGGAGCCGTCCGAGGCGGTGCCGTACCCGATGACGATCATGCAGCCGCAGTGGCGGGTCGAGCGCGTTCTGCGTGATCGGCTGGCCGAGTTCGGCGGCCGGGTCGAGTCCGGGGTGGAGCTGGCCGAGTTCGCGCAGGACGCCGACGGCGTGACCGCGGTGCTACTGAAGGAAAACGGCGAGACCGAGACCGTCCGAGCGCGCTATCTCGTGGGCGCGGACGGCGGCCGCAGCGTGGTCCGCAAGACCCTCGGCGTCGGCTTCGTCGGCGAGACGCGGGACGAGGAGCGGATGATCCTCGGCGACGTGCGGATCGAGGGGCTGGAGCGCGACGCCTGGCGCATCTACGTCAACCTCCTGAAGCGGCAGTTGAAGGTCGGCCTGTGCCCGTTGCCGAACACGGACACCTTCCAGCTCACCGCGCCGCTGCCGGTCGGCGTCGAGCCGGATCTGTCGTTCGCGAACTTCCAGCGGATCGTCGCCGAGGGCACCGGCCGCCGGGATGTCGAGCTCAAGGAGGTCACCTGGTCGTCGGTGTATCGGGTGAACATCCGCATGGTCGACCGGTATCGGGTCGGGCGCGTCTTCCTGGCCGGAGACGCGGCGCATGTGCACTCCCCCGCCGGCGGGCAGGGCCTCAACACGGGCGTGCAGGACGCGTACAACCTGGGGTGGAAGCTCGCCCGGGTGCTCGCGGGCGCTTCGGAGTCCCTTTTGGACACCTATGAGGCCGAGCGCAAGCCGATCGCCGAGCGCATCCTCGGCCTCAGTACCCGCCTGCTCGACCAGGCGGCCCGGGGCGGCAGCACGAAGGCGTTCAAGCGCGACGCGGAGACTAGCCAGCTCATGCTGACCTACCGGGGTGGCCCGCTGGCGCGCGGCGAGCACGGCGGCGATCGGCTGCCGAACGGCAGAATCCACCGGCCCGACGGCACGACGACGACCCGATTCGACGTCATGAGGGGCCCACATTTCACCCTGTTCACGCCGCACGAAGTACCGGCGCCTCGCGACGACGTCCGGGTCAGTCGGACGACGGCCGGCGAAGCGCCCTTCGTCCTCGTACGCCCCGACGGCTACGTCGCGATCACCGCGCGGACCTACGAAGAGGTCGTGGACTACCTAGCCCTCGTCTGA
- a CDS encoding VOC family protein: MITNISLVTVYCLDQDKARDFYVDVLGFETRTDATMAGFRWVTLGHPSQPELEVTLMVPGPPLNDEAAAFYRRQLEKGEMGGLGLRVDDCRKTYEELVDKGVTFLQEPADRPYGVEAVMRDNSGNWLVLVQPKQFDPADLQ; this comes from the coding sequence ATGATTACGAACATCTCGCTGGTCACGGTGTACTGCCTCGACCAGGACAAGGCTCGCGACTTCTACGTGGACGTGCTCGGCTTCGAAACGCGTACCGACGCCACCATGGCGGGCTTTCGCTGGGTGACGCTCGGCCACCCGAGCCAGCCCGAGCTGGAGGTCACGCTGATGGTTCCGGGTCCGCCGCTGAACGACGAGGCCGCCGCGTTCTATCGCCGCCAGTTGGAGAAGGGCGAGATGGGCGGGCTGGGCCTGCGCGTGGACGACTGCCGTAAGACCTATGAGGAGCTGGTGGACAAGGGCGTGACGTTCCTCCAGGAGCCAGCCGACCGTCCGTACGGCGTCGAGGCGGTCATGCGGGACAACTCCGGCAACTGGCTGGTCCTCGTCCAGCCCAAGCAGTTCGACCCGGCTGATCTCCAGTGA
- a CDS encoding MFS transporter, which yields MTAVLDTPAPTVVPAYRVAQFRRYATGQAVSVLGDQVWYVALSWAAVQIASPGVAGVLLSVSALPRLALMLFGGVLVDRRDPRRLMVHSDVVRGLICVAAAAVAVWQPSVLLLVVVALAFGAADAVFLPAAGALQPRLLDPTQYAGANALTSTVNRLALTLGAPLGGILVATGGLPTALAVNAVTFGISVLALRSLRPAPAATKSTSDGTKGALREGLRYIAGHRELRATLLVGLLGNLGFVGPMNVGLALASQSSGWGATGVGLLLSGFGVGAILAGLVMLRRRPVRHIGPIAAVCFALQGIAVVIPAVTNSLPLAVAATAVAGLTSGPAGILLGSLTQSATDDAYRGRVSSVNSLANLGLTPLVMAAAGWAADLFGLVPAMTVSGALELVAAVGCVALPALRTARLPR from the coding sequence ATGACCGCCGTGCTCGACACCCCTGCCCCCACCGTCGTCCCGGCCTATCGGGTCGCCCAGTTCCGGCGGTACGCCACCGGCCAGGCCGTCTCCGTCCTCGGCGACCAGGTCTGGTACGTCGCGCTCTCCTGGGCGGCCGTGCAGATCGCCTCCCCCGGGGTCGCCGGGGTGCTGCTGTCGGTCAGCGCGCTGCCCCGGCTGGCGCTCATGCTCTTCGGCGGCGTCCTCGTGGACCGCCGGGATCCGCGTCGCCTCATGGTCCACAGCGATGTCGTACGCGGACTGATCTGCGTCGCCGCCGCGGCCGTCGCGGTGTGGCAGCCGAGCGTACTGCTGCTGGTCGTGGTGGCCCTCGCGTTCGGCGCGGCGGACGCGGTCTTCCTTCCCGCCGCCGGAGCGCTGCAACCACGGCTGCTCGACCCCACCCAGTACGCCGGAGCCAACGCCCTGACGTCGACGGTGAACCGGCTGGCCCTGACGTTGGGCGCACCGCTGGGCGGCATCCTGGTGGCGACCGGCGGCCTGCCGACGGCGTTGGCGGTCAACGCGGTCACCTTCGGGATCTCCGTCCTCGCCCTTCGCTCGCTCCGGCCCGCTCCGGCCGCCACGAAGTCCACATCGGATGGGACGAAGGGCGCTCTGCGGGAAGGGTTGCGGTACATCGCCGGACACCGCGAACTGCGGGCGACACTGCTCGTCGGACTGCTCGGCAACCTCGGTTTCGTCGGCCCGATGAACGTCGGCCTGGCGTTGGCGTCGCAGTCGTCCGGCTGGGGCGCGACCGGCGTCGGGCTGCTGCTGTCCGGCTTCGGCGTCGGCGCCATCCTGGCCGGGCTCGTCATGCTCCGCCGCCGCCCCGTACGCCACATCGGCCCGATCGCCGCGGTGTGCTTCGCCCTACAGGGAATCGCCGTCGTCATCCCCGCCGTCACGAACAGCCTCCCGCTCGCCGTCGCCGCGACCGCCGTCGCCGGGCTCACCAGCGGACCGGCCGGCATCCTGCTCGGCTCGCTGACGCAGTCCGCCACCGATGACGCGTACCGGGGGCGGGTGTCGAGCGTCAACTCGCTGGCGAACCTGGGTCTCACGCCGCTCGTGATGGCCGCCGCGGGCTGGGCCGCTGACCTGTTCGGACTGGTGCCCGCCATGACGGTGAGCGGCGCACTCGAACTGGTCGCCGCCGTCGGCTGCGTCGCGCTCCCCGCGCTGCGAACCGCGCGCCTCCCCCGCTGA
- the lon gene encoding endopeptidase La — protein MTTLPVLPLNDAVLLPGMVISVTLDPSTQAAVDAARAAGDKTLLVVPRLDGDYATHGVTAIIEKSGRLAGSGEPAAVLRGVSRARIGSGVPGPGAALWVEADILTDAPVTGKTRELAREYKALLTSLLQQRGAWQVIDAVDRITDLAELADTAGYAPWLTLPQKMELLESADVTHRLEQLIGWAREHLAEQEIAEQIGNDVREGIEKSQREFLLRQQLAAIRKELGEDEPEGSADYRSRVEAADLPEKVREAALREVDKLERASDATPEAGWIRTWLDTVLDLPWNTRTEDNTDLAAARAVLDADHAGLSDVKDRIIEHLAVRNRRAAKGLQTVGGRGSGAVLALAGPPGVGKTSLGESVARALGRNFVRVSLGGVRDEAEIRGHRRTYVGALPGRLVRALREAGSMNPVILLDEVDKVSAGYAGDPAAALLEVLDPAQNHTFRDHYLEVDLDLSDVLFLATANVVESIPGPLLDRMELVTLDGYTEQEKVAIARDHLLPRQLDRAGLTADEVTVTDEALGKVAAEHTREAGVRQLERALAKILRKAAVKLAADAEPISVGADELKDYLGRPRFTPESAERTATPGVATGLAVTGAGGDVLFIEATAMDGEPGLTLTGQLGDVMKESAHIALSYLRSHGRELGLDPNVLAGKRIHLHVPAGAVPKDGPSAGITMVTALASLAAGRPVRPEFGMTGEVTLAGRVLPIGGVKQKLLAAHRAGLTEVIIPARNEPDLDDLPTEVRDVLKVHVLADVADVLKLALAPAASINDDRDLVTV, from the coding sequence ATGACGACCCTCCCGGTCCTTCCCCTGAACGACGCCGTGCTCCTGCCCGGCATGGTCATCAGCGTGACCCTCGACCCCAGTACGCAGGCCGCCGTGGACGCGGCCCGAGCGGCCGGCGACAAGACCCTCCTCGTGGTGCCGCGCCTCGACGGCGACTACGCGACGCACGGCGTCACCGCGATCATCGAGAAGTCCGGCCGGCTGGCCGGCAGTGGCGAACCCGCCGCCGTTCTCCGCGGCGTCTCCCGCGCCCGGATCGGCTCCGGCGTACCGGGGCCCGGGGCGGCGTTGTGGGTGGAAGCCGACATCCTCACCGACGCCCCCGTCACCGGCAAGACCCGTGAGCTGGCCCGCGAGTACAAGGCCCTGCTGACCTCCCTGCTTCAGCAGCGGGGTGCCTGGCAGGTCATCGACGCGGTCGACCGCATCACCGACCTTGCCGAGCTGGCCGACACCGCCGGGTACGCACCCTGGCTGACCTTGCCGCAGAAGATGGAGCTGCTGGAGTCGGCCGACGTCACCCATCGGCTGGAGCAGCTCATCGGCTGGGCCCGCGAGCACCTCGCCGAGCAGGAGATCGCCGAGCAGATCGGCAACGACGTCCGCGAGGGGATCGAGAAGTCCCAGCGCGAGTTCCTGTTGCGCCAGCAGCTCGCCGCGATCCGCAAGGAACTGGGCGAGGACGAGCCCGAAGGCTCGGCGGACTACCGCTCCCGCGTGGAGGCGGCCGACCTGCCCGAGAAGGTACGCGAGGCAGCCCTGCGCGAGGTCGACAAGCTCGAACGGGCCTCCGACGCCACGCCGGAGGCGGGCTGGATCCGGACCTGGCTCGACACCGTCCTCGACCTGCCGTGGAACACGCGTACCGAGGACAACACGGATCTGGCCGCGGCGCGGGCGGTGCTCGACGCCGACCACGCGGGGCTGTCCGACGTCAAGGACCGCATCATCGAGCACCTCGCCGTACGCAATCGCCGGGCCGCCAAGGGTCTGCAGACCGTCGGCGGACGGGGCTCCGGCGCCGTCCTTGCCCTCGCCGGGCCGCCCGGGGTCGGCAAGACCAGCCTCGGTGAGTCCGTCGCCCGGGCGCTCGGCCGGAACTTCGTCCGCGTCTCGCTCGGCGGCGTACGCGATGAGGCGGAGATCCGGGGCCACCGGCGTACCTATGTCGGCGCTCTGCCGGGCCGGTTGGTCCGGGCGCTGCGCGAAGCCGGTTCGATGAACCCGGTGATCCTGCTGGACGAGGTGGACAAGGTGTCGGCGGGGTACGCCGGCGACCCGGCCGCGGCCCTGCTGGAGGTCCTCGACCCGGCGCAGAACCACACGTTCCGCGACCACTACCTGGAGGTCGACCTCGACCTGTCGGACGTGCTGTTCCTGGCGACCGCCAACGTCGTCGAGAGCATCCCCGGCCCGCTGCTGGACCGGATGGAGCTGGTGACCCTGGACGGCTACACCGAGCAGGAGAAGGTCGCGATCGCCCGCGATCACCTGCTGCCGCGGCAACTCGACCGGGCCGGGCTCACCGCCGACGAGGTGACCGTCACGGACGAGGCACTGGGCAAGGTCGCCGCCGAGCACACCCGTGAGGCAGGCGTACGACAGCTTGAGCGTGCCCTGGCGAAGATCCTGCGTAAGGCTGCTGTGAAGCTGGCCGCCGACGCGGAGCCGATCAGTGTCGGAGCCGACGAGCTGAAGGATTACCTGGGCCGGCCGAGGTTCACCCCGGAGTCGGCGGAGCGGACCGCGACGCCCGGCGTGGCCACCGGTCTCGCGGTGACCGGAGCGGGCGGCGACGTGCTGTTCATCGAGGCGACCGCGATGGACGGGGAGCCGGGCCTGACCCTGACCGGCCAGCTCGGCGACGTCATGAAGGAGTCGGCGCACATCGCGCTGTCCTACCTGCGTTCGCACGGCCGTGAGCTGGGGCTGGACCCGAACGTGCTGGCGGGCAAGCGGATCCATCTGCACGTTCCGGCGGGCGCGGTGCCCAAGGACGGCCCGAGCGCGGGCATCACCATGGTGACCGCGTTGGCCTCGCTCGCCGCGGGCCGCCCGGTACGCCCCGAGTTCGGGATGACCGGCGAGGTCACCCTGGCGGGGCGGGTCCTGCCGATCGGCGGCGTGAAGCAGAAGCTGCTCGCCGCGCACCGTGCGGGGCTGACCGAGGTGATCATCCCGGCGCGCAACGAGCCGGACCTGGACGATCTGCCGACCGAGGTGCGTGACGTGCTCAAGGTGCACGTGCTGGCCGACGTCGCGGACGTCCTGAAGCTGGCGCTCGCGCCGGCCGCCTCGATCAACGACGATCGCGACCTCGTCACGGTCTGA
- a CDS encoding MarR family winged helix-turn-helix transcriptional regulator produces MGTFLSEPGSLAFQVRTAWLGLRGALNAELKAYGLSTPQYATLMILEAHPGSSNSDVARACAATRQAANEMLTAFERDGLIERRPHPTDRRTHQLFLTDAGRRRLAEARVAAARWEEEIEAGFSAEERATVRKWLEGVSGACALSDEG; encoded by the coding sequence ATGGGAACGTTCCTCTCGGAGCCGGGATCGCTGGCCTTCCAGGTCCGCACCGCGTGGCTGGGCCTACGCGGGGCGCTGAACGCCGAGCTCAAGGCGTACGGGCTCTCCACTCCGCAGTACGCCACGCTCATGATCCTCGAAGCGCATCCGGGATCGTCCAACTCCGACGTCGCCCGCGCCTGTGCGGCGACGCGGCAGGCCGCGAACGAGATGCTGACCGCGTTCGAGCGCGACGGGCTCATCGAGCGACGGCCGCACCCCACCGATCGGCGTACGCACCAGCTGTTCCTGACCGACGCGGGCCGGCGGCGGCTGGCCGAGGCCAGGGTCGCCGCCGCTCGATGGGAAGAGGAGATCGAAGCCGGGTTCTCCGCCGAAGAGCGCGCCACCGTACGCAAGTGGCTCGAAGGGGTCTCCGGCGCCTGCGCGCTCTCAGACGAGGGCTAG
- a CDS encoding helix-turn-helix domain-containing protein, with the protein MGERTVPVELLAHLRRARDHIDRHYQEPLALEQIAAVAGVSKFHFTRCFEATYGETPIRYLTRRRIERAQDLLRVANLTVTEICMIVGFSSLGSFSTRFTRLVGETPTAYRNRWAERGGPHMPGCYLFMRGVFDHTKTAGPDRAG; encoded by the coding sequence GTGGGAGAGCGAACGGTGCCGGTCGAGCTGCTGGCGCATCTGCGGCGAGCGCGCGACCACATCGACCGCCACTATCAGGAGCCGCTCGCCCTGGAGCAGATCGCGGCGGTCGCCGGGGTGTCCAAGTTCCATTTCACGCGCTGTTTCGAGGCGACCTATGGGGAGACGCCGATCCGTTACCTCACCCGCCGCCGCATCGAACGGGCGCAGGACCTGCTCCGGGTGGCCAACCTGACGGTCACCGAGATCTGCATGATCGTCGGGTTCAGCAGCCTCGGCTCGTTCAGCACCCGATTCACCCGGCTCGTGGGGGAGACGCCGACGGCGTACCGGAACCGGTGGGCCGAGCGCGGCGGGCCGCACATGCCCGGCTGCTACCTGTTCATGCGCGGAGTCTTCGACCACACGAAGACCGCCGGACCCGATCGGGCGGGCTGA